One window from the genome of Streptomyces cadmiisoli encodes:
- a CDS encoding GH39 family glycosyl hydrolase, whose amino-acid sequence MGRHGWDSGAQRWRLTALLGVSAAVVALVVTLVNTLPGGGTSTEGTSPDGDRVHGTPAVPAGEPRPDVGWGFTHTQFSADEGPAGATARVSERLSDDRLPQNQHIMGWGADNPEPVKGRYDFAALDRRVDFVRASGGTPVITLCCAPDWMKGGEAGADNTDWSRSALETAPDPEHFADFAALAATVAKRYPDVRHFIVWNEFKGFWNDTEHRWDHEGYTELYNLVHRALKKVDPDIMVGGPYLVMDSVDPRQTENASRTLRGPWGALDQRVLDAFTYWNEHKAGADFVVVDGSSYTKDDDLLPDEFAATDKFTAVGEWVRRQTGDDLPLWWAEYYVEPADGNDDRHGWSEARRGAVQAAGLIAMVKGGATSGFYWNPQEEKGPDCPGCLWTPTGSGDGGRKLPMYDLLARFSAEFPPGTAYERVSVAADDASDLRVLATERAVLVVNTLDRATTARVDGRRLDLQAYEVRWLDR is encoded by the coding sequence ATGGGACGTCATGGGTGGGATTCGGGGGCACAGCGGTGGCGGCTCACCGCGCTGCTCGGCGTGTCGGCGGCCGTCGTGGCCCTGGTGGTGACCCTGGTCAACACGCTGCCCGGCGGTGGCACGAGCACCGAGGGCACCTCGCCGGACGGCGACCGGGTGCACGGCACGCCCGCCGTCCCCGCGGGGGAGCCGCGGCCGGACGTCGGATGGGGCTTCACCCACACCCAGTTCAGCGCCGACGAGGGACCCGCCGGTGCCACCGCACGGGTGAGCGAGCGCCTGAGCGACGACCGCCTGCCGCAGAACCAGCACATCATGGGCTGGGGGGCGGACAACCCCGAGCCGGTCAAGGGGCGTTACGACTTCGCGGCCCTGGACCGCCGTGTCGACTTCGTCCGTGCCTCCGGCGGCACCCCCGTCATCACCCTGTGCTGCGCCCCGGACTGGATGAAGGGCGGCGAGGCCGGCGCGGACAACACCGACTGGAGCCGGTCGGCCCTGGAGACGGCGCCCGACCCCGAGCACTTCGCGGACTTCGCCGCGCTCGCCGCGACCGTCGCCAAGCGCTATCCCGACGTGCGTCACTTCATCGTCTGGAACGAGTTCAAGGGCTTCTGGAACGACACCGAGCACCGCTGGGACCACGAGGGCTACACCGAGCTGTACAACCTGGTGCACCGCGCGCTGAAGAAGGTCGACCCCGACATCATGGTCGGCGGCCCGTACCTGGTGATGGACAGCGTCGACCCGCGCCAGACCGAGAACGCCTCGCGCACGCTCAGGGGCCCCTGGGGCGCGTTGGACCAGCGGGTCCTGGACGCGTTCACCTACTGGAACGAGCACAAGGCGGGCGCCGACTTCGTCGTCGTGGACGGCTCCAGCTACACCAAGGACGACGATCTGCTGCCCGACGAGTTCGCCGCGACCGACAAGTTCACGGCGGTCGGCGAGTGGGTGCGCCGGCAGACCGGCGACGACCTGCCGCTGTGGTGGGCGGAGTACTACGTCGAGCCCGCCGACGGCAACGACGACCGGCACGGCTGGTCGGAGGCCCGCCGCGGCGCCGTCCAGGCCGCCGGACTGATCGCCATGGTCAAGGGCGGCGCCACCTCCGGTTTCTACTGGAACCCGCAGGAGGAGAAGGGCCCGGACTGTCCGGGCTGCCTGTGGACACCGACCGGCTCCGGCGACGGCGGCCGGAAACTGCCGATGTACGACCTGCTCGCCCGCTTCAGCGCCGAGTTCCCGCCCGGCACGGCGTACGAGCGGGTGTCCGTCGCCGCGGACGACGCCTCCGACCTCCGCGTCCTCGCCACCGAGCGGGCCGTGCTGGTGGTCAACACGCTCGACCGGGCGACCACGGCGAGGGTCGACGGACGGCGGCTCGACCTCCAGGCGTACGAGGTGCGGTGGCTCGACCGCTGA